In one window of Brassica rapa cultivar Chiifu-401-42 chromosome A07, CAAS_Brap_v3.01, whole genome shotgun sequence DNA:
- the LOC103828708 gene encoding probable glucan endo-1,3-beta-glucosidase A6 yields the protein MSSPMAYFVLFLFTLIVLSSSSCYAIGNNKTLSSLASRIGISYGRSGNNLPSPYQSINLIKTLKAGHVKLYDADQETLTLLSKTNLYVTIMVPNNQIITIGADQTAADNWVNTNVLPHYPQTRIRFVLVGNEILSYNSDQDKQTWANLVPAMRKIVNSLRARGIHNIKVGTPLAMDVLRSSYPPSSGAFREEVAAPVMLPLLKFLNGTNSFFFLDVYPYFPWSTDPVNNDLGFALFESNSTYTDPQTGLVYTNLLDQMLDSVIFAMTKLGYPNISLAISETGWPNSGDIDETGANILNAATYNRNLIKKMTANPPLGTPARPGLPIPTFLFSLFNENQKPGSGTERHWGILNPDGTQIYEIDFSGTRPVSSLGSLPKPSNNVPFKGNVWCVVVEGASEEELGQALDFACGRSNETCAALAPGRECYAPVSVTWHASYAFSSYWAQFRNQSSQCYFNGLARETTTNPGNERCKFPSVTL from the exons ATGTCATCTCCAATGGCTTATTTTGTTCTGTTCCTCTTCACTCTCATTGTCCTATCAA GTTCTAGTTGCTACGCAATTGGTAACAACAAAACATTGTCTTCACTCGCAAGTAGAATTGGGATAAGCTATGGAAGATCAGGAAACAATCTCCCATCTCCTTACCAATCAATAAACCTCATCAAAACCCTAAAAGCAGGCCACGTCAAACTCTACGACGCCGATCAAGAAACCTTAACGCTCCTCTCTAAGACCAATCTTTACGTCACAATCATGGTCCCTAACAACCAAATAATTACAATCGGCGCCGACCAAACCGCCGCAGACAATTGGGTCAACACCAACGTCCTTCCTCACTACCCACAAACAAGAATCAGATTCGTCCTTGTCGGAAACGAGATCCTCAGCTACAACTCCGACCAAGACAAGCAAACCTGGGCTAACCTTGTCCCGGCGATGCGTAAGATCGTGAACTCTCTTAGAGCAAGAGGGATACACAACATCAAAGTCGGGACACCACTCGCCATGGATGTTCTCCGATCAAGTTATCCTCCGTCGAGTGGTGCATTCCGGGAAGAAGTCGCCGCTCCGGTGATGTTACCGTTGCTGAAGTTTCTCAATGGAACAAACTCTTTCTTCTTCCTTGACGTTTACCCTTACTTCCCTTGGTCCACTGATCCGGTTAACAACGACTTGGGTTTCGCTCTGTTCGAATCCAATTCAACTTATACCGACCCACAAACCGGTTTGGTTTACACCAATCTTCTAGACCAGATGCTCGATTCGGTTATCTTTGCGATGACCAAGCTCGGTTACCCCAACATCAGTCTCGCAATCTCTGAAACCGGGTGGCCTAACTCCGGTGATATCGACGAAACCGGAGCTAACATTCTCAATGCGGCGACGTATAACCGGAATTTGATCAAGAAGATGACTGCTAACCCGCCTCTTGGTACACCAGCCAGACCCGGTTTACCTATACCGACGTTTTTGTTCTCGTTGTTCAATGAAAACCAGAAACCCGGTTCGGGAACAGAGAGGCATTGGGGAATTTTGAATCCTGACGGTACACAGATTTACGAAATTGATTTCAGCGGGACAAGACCGGTTTCTAGTCTTGGTTCGTTGCCTAAACCGAGTAATAATGTTCCGTTCAAGGGCAATGTGTGGTGTGTGGTGGTTGAAGGAGCGAGCGAGGAGGAGTTAGGGCAGGCGCTTGACTTTGCTTGCGGAAGAAGTAATGAAACCTGTGCAGCTTTGGCGCCGGGAAGAGAGTGTTACGCGCCGGTTTCGGTCACTTGGCACGCAAGCTATGCATTTAGCTCGTACTGGGCTCAGTTCCGGAACCAAAGCTCTCAGTGCTACTTCAATGGCTTGGCCCGTGAAACCACGACCAACCCTG GAAATGAGCGTTGCAAGTTCCCTAGCGTTACCCTGTGA
- the LOC103828709 gene encoding uncharacterized protein At4g14100 has product MVSTPFHSIIFLFLAFSGGVKISVADEPKTEPVPAPWPEQFHALMFMNKSGSIEIVDLWYDWINGRNFNIIQKQLGKLTYDLEWNNGTSFYYTLDASKTCRTVHFEVGILRPNWLDGANYLGQRNVSGFLCNVWEKVDFLWYYEDVVTKRPVQWTFYTGREAHVMTFEVGAVLEDEKWQAPVYCFHNENKSSE; this is encoded by the exons ATGGTTTCCACACCATTCCACTCCATCATCTTTCTCTTCCTCGCCTTTTCCGGCGGAGTCAAAATCTCCGTCGCTGATGAGCCGAAGACCGAGCCTGTTCCTGCGCCATGGCCGGAGCAGTTCCACGCGTTGATGTTCATGAATAAATCTGGTTCCATTGAGATTGTTGACCTATGGTACGACTGGATCAATGGCCGTAACTTTAACATCATTCAGAAGCAGCTTGGCAAACTAACCTACGACCTTGAATGGAACAATGGGACATCTTTTTACTATACACTCGACGCTTCCAAAACTTGCCGCACCGTTCATTTCGAG GTTGGAATCTTGAGGCCAAACTGGCTGGATGGAGCAAACTATTTGGGTCAACGAAATGTGAGTGGGTTTCTCTGCAACGTATGGGAGAAGGTTGACTTCTTATGGTATTATGAAGATGTTGTCACCAAGAGACCTGTTCAATGGACCTTCTATACAG GTAGAGAAGCTCATGTGATGACATTTGAGGTCGGAGCTGTCCTAGAGGACGAAAAATGGCAGGCTCCAGTCTATTGTTTCCacaatgaaaacaaaagcagTGAGTAA
- the LOC103828711 gene encoding receptor-like kinase TMK4, which translates to MTPHFTLPSLPPFIISLLQHHQKNFKKIQPSSSSSSSFLLPVLQAMEAPTPHLLLFLLFAISSLTASTADDGAAMLALAKSFRPPPSDWSTTSSTDYCKWTGVKCTSGRVNSISLEDTSLSGGLPPEISTLSELKTLTLQRNKLSGKIPSFAKLSSLQEIYLDENLFDGVEPGAFAGLTSLQILSISDNPNIAAWSFPSELVDSTSLTSVSLDNTTISGVLPDVFDSFASLQSLRLSYNNITGALPPSLAKSPVQNLWINNQESGLTGTIEVLSGMTSLTQAWLQKNQLTGPIPDLSKTNLFDLQLRDNQLTGIVSPSLLPLGSLKNITLDSNKFQGPLPLFPPEVAKVSAERNYFCTAKAGENCDPQVMTLLAVAGGLGYPPTLAESWQGNDACSNWAYVTCDSSKKNVVTLNLAKHGFAGVISPAIANLTSLKNIYLNDNNLTGVVPKVLTFMFNLQLIDVSNNNLTGEIPIFPAQVKFSYKPGNILIGTDVGDSTNGGGPGGGGSKAGVIIGVIVGVFVFLAIVGFVVYKFVMKNKYGKFGRTDPEKAGKLMVSDDKNGYGANNFNALKSPSSVDSGGDRFPLEGGNVTIPMEVLRQVTNNFSEANILGRGGFGVVYAGELHDGTKTAIKRMESSSMGDKGRNEFQAEIAVLTKVRHRHLVALLGYCVNGYERLLVYEYMPQGNLGQHLFEYQELGYSPLTWKQRVSIALDVARGVEYLHSLAQQSFIHRDLKPSNILLGDDMRAKVADFGLVKNAPDGKYSVETRLAGTFGYLAPEYAATGRVTTKVDVYAFGVVLMEMLTGRKALDDSLPDEKCHLVTWFRRVLINKENISKELDQTLEADEETLESIHRVAELAGHCTAREPQQRPDMGHAVNVLGPLVEKWKPTSQEQEESFGIDMNNMSLPQALQRWQQNEGTSTSMFGGDFSYSQTQSSIPPKPSGFHSTFDSTDGR; encoded by the exons ATGACACCTCACTTTACGCTTCCTTCCCttcctccattcatcatctctCTCCTCCAACATcatcaaaaaaatttcaaaaaaatccaaccttcttcttcttcctcctcctcattCCTTCTGCCTGTTCTCCAAGCCATGGAGGCTCCTACGCCtcacctcctcctcttcctcctcttcgcCATCTCTTCCCTCACCGCATCCACCGCAGATGACGGAGCAGCAATGCTCGCATTAGCTAAATCATTCCGACCTCCGCCGTCAGACTGGtccaccacctcctccaccGATTACTGCAAATGGACCGGCGTAAAATGCACCTCCGGCCGCGTCAATTCGATCAGCCTCGAGGACACATCTCTCTCCGGCGGACTACCGCCAGAGATCTCCACTCTCTCCGAGCTCAAGACTCTCACTCTTCAACGTAACAAACTCTCCGGTAAAATCCCATCGTTCGCGAAACTCTCCTCTCTTCAAGAAATCTACCTCGACGAGAATCTCTTCGACGGAGTTGAGCCCGGAGCTTTCGCCGGACTCACCAGCCTCCAGATTCTTAGCATAAGCGATAACCCCAACATCGCCGCGTGGAGCTTCCCTTCGGAGCTCGTGGATTCTACTTCTCTAACCAGCGTCTCCCTCGACAACACCACAATCTCCGGCGTCTTGCCTGACGTTTTCGACTCCTTCGCTTCTCTCCAGAGTCTCCGCCTCTCCTACAACAACATCACCGGCGCTTTACCTCCCTCGCTGGCCAAATCTCCGGTTCAGAATCTCTGGATCAATAATCAGGAATCCGGTTTAACCGGTACAATCGAAGTTCTTTCCGGTATGACGTCACTAACACAAGCTTGGTTACAGAAGAATCAGTTAACCGGACCAATACCGGATCTCTCGAAAACCAATCTCTTCGATCTTCAGCTCAGAGATAACCAGTTAACCGGAATCGTATCGCCGTCGCTATTACCACTCGGAAGCCTCAAGAACATTACTCTTGACAGCAACAAGTTCCAAGGTCCTCTTCCTCTGTTTCCACCTGAGGTTGCGAAAGTATCCGCCGAGCGTAACTACTTCTGCACCGCCAAAGCAGGAGAGAACTGTGATCCTCAGGTGATGACGCTCTTAGCGGTGGCTGGAGGTTTGGGGTATCCGCCGACATTGGCTGAGTCTTGGCAAGGAAACGATGCTTGTAGCAACTGGGCTTATGTTACTTGCGACTCAAGTAAGAAGAATGTCGTCACGCTGAATCTTGCTAAACATGGATTCGCCGGAGTTATATCTCCGGCGATCGCGAATCTCACTTCACTCAAGAATATTTACCTTAACGACAACAACTTAACCGGTGTCGTCCCTAAAGTGTTGACATTTATGTTTAATCTGCAGCTAATCGATGTCTCGAACAACAATCTCACAGGAGAAATACCAATTTTTCCGGCTCAGGTCAAGTTTAGTTACAAACCGGGAAACATTTTGATTGGAACTGATGTCGGAGATTCTACAAACGGTGGTGGTCCTGGTGGTGGTGGTAGTAAGGCTGGTGTGATTATCGGTGTGATCGTAGGCGTTTTTGTTTTCCTTGCCATTGTTGGATTTGTGGTTTACAAATTCGTCATGAAGAATAAGTATGGGAAGTTTGGAAGGACGGATCCTGAGAAGGCCGGGAAGCTTATGGTTAGTGATGATAAGAATGGATATGGAGCTAACAACTTCAATGCGTTGAAGAGTCCTAGTAGTGTTGACAGTGGTGGTGATCGTTTCCCTCTTGAAGGTGGAAACGTTACTATTCCCATGGAGGTTCTTCGTCAAGTTACTAATAATTTCAGTGAGGCTAACATATTGGGAAGAGGCGGCTTTGGCGTTGTGTATGCCGGAGAACTACACGATGGGACGAAGACTGCAATTAAGAGGATGGAATCTTCGTCAATGGGTGATAAAGGAAGGAACGAGTTTCAGGCTGAGATCGCTGTGCTCACTAAGGTCAGACATAGACATTTGGTTGCTCTGTTGGGTTACTGTGTGAACGGGTACGAGAGGTTGCTTGTCTATGAGTACATGCCTCAGGGGAACCTGGGACAGCATTTGTTTGAGTATCAAGAACTTGGGTACTCTCCTTTGACATGGAAACAAAGAGTGAGTATTGCTCTAGATGTGGCACGAGGTGTGGAGTATCTCCATAGCTTGGCTCAGCAGAGTTTCATCCACAGAGATTTAAAGCCTTCTAACATCCTTCTTGGTGATGACATGAGGGCAAAGGTTGCTGATTTCGGTTTGGTTAAGAACGCACCGGACGGGAAGTACTCTGTTGAGACAAGATTAGCAGGCACATTCGGTTATCTAGCACCAGAATACGCCG CTACTGGAAGAGTAACGACGAAAGTGGATGTGTATGCATTTGGAGTTGTTCTTATGGAAATGCTAACGGGAAGAAAAGCATTAGACGATTCATTACCAGACGAGAAATGTCATCTAGTCACATGGTTCAGAAGAGTCCTAATCAACAAAGAAAACATCTCAAAGGAACTCGATCAAACCTTAGAGGCAGACGAGGAAACACTGGAGAGCATTCACAGGGTTGCTGAGCTAGCAGGACATTGCACAGCCCGGGAGCCACAACAGAGACCAGACATGGGCCACGCGGTGAACGTGTTAGGCCCACTCGTGGAGAAATGGAAACCGACGAGCCAGGAACAAGAAGAGAGTTTCGGGATCGATATGAACAACATGAGTTTACCTCAAGCTCTACAGAGATGGCAGCAAAACGAAGGAACATCGACGTCAATGTTCGGTGGAGACTTCTCTTACTCTCAGACACAGTCTAGTATTCCTCCTAAGCCTTCTGGTTTTCATAGCACGTTCGATTCAACAGATGGTCGGTGA